Proteins encoded in a region of the Candidatus Zixiibacteriota bacterium genome:
- a CDS encoding VOC family protein, producing the protein MKIKLAGIIVDDQDKAQKFYTEVLGFVVKDNIPVGEFRWLTVVSPLEPDGTQLALEPNDNPAAKTFQSALFAQGIPATALFVDDIQAEFERLKKLGVKFTVEPTETGGVTIAVFDDTCGNLIQIVQE; encoded by the coding sequence ATGAAAATAAAACTCGCGGGCATTATCGTAGACGACCAGGACAAGGCGCAGAAGTTCTACACAGAGGTCCTGGGCTTTGTGGTAAAGGACAACATCCCGGTGGGGGAGTTCCGATGGCTCACGGTCGTCTCGCCGCTGGAGCCGGATGGCACTCAACTGGCGCTGGAACCGAACGATAACCCGGCTGCCAAAACCTTCCAGAGCGCTCTCTTCGCTCAGGGAATACCGGCGACGGCGCTGTTTGTCGACGACATTCAGGCGGAATTCGAGAGACTCAAGAAACTCGGCGTGAAGTTCACAGTAGAGCCGACGGAAACCGGCGGGGTGACAATCGCCGTCTTCGATGACACCTGCGGCAATCTCATCCAGATCGTGCAGGAGTGA
- a CDS encoding tetratricopeptide repeat-containing serine/threonine-protein kinase — protein MADQEPDDNTRTHVVLTQGTMVSHYRIVEKIGAGGMGEVYLAEDSKLSRNVALKFLPTHLCQDEDSRTRFTREAKAAAKLDHPNIVPVYEVGEFQGRPFFAMAHIGGEPLREITKAGKLTVAEAVGLTMQICEGLHEAHDAGIVHRDIKPGNIIIDTKGKPRLLDFGLATVTGEEKLTKTGSTLGTVGYMAPEQISGGKIDKRSDLFSLGVILYEMLTGRRPFEGDNDAAVISAITTSTPEPIARFKSGVTGELQQVINKALAKDPSLRYQHADGMLADLRRLTVETAPPRKNRFALWAAAALVLIIGGYFIAVLMKEPKTVAVTELPVLIVLPFENLGSDTDEYFSDGIRHEIWSRLSTVNGIRVISPRSADQYKETDKSAEQIGQETGADYILEAAIRWDKSGEVDLIRMTPRLTKTSDNYLMWSDNYQQVLLQIFEVQSKIADQIVIALGLTLVETGKLAPDGAPTTNMAAYNFYLRGLEISSHTFTLSDFNSAIEMFDSAIALDSSFALAWAQKSINHSTFNFFFTTVDVKHHKREALRAAEKAMELDPILPSANIAMGTYHNYVKRDYDNALASLYAAKSEVVSNADLSEAIGVVKMRQGEWQEALLLFEEATRIDPLNHRRYYYLANDLSMIRDYELADKYIARALVLDPSNPDAAYMKIFVDLLHHGTVDVEGNSFKKLVTDVGLAEISTYELTSATSLGLWRFIIDRIDPQEALENVRRVGDIRGTITERTPHRVQLNIAQIFDLTGQHDSAQIHYDSSRIILSSIIDLGDFQFHAYAELGLTYALMGSKEEAIEAGKKAKELMSVDDCHW, from the coding sequence GTGGCCGACCAAGAACCTGATGACAACACCCGCACCCACGTGGTCCTGACTCAGGGCACGATGGTTTCACACTACCGCATAGTCGAGAAGATCGGCGCCGGTGGCATGGGTGAAGTATATCTGGCTGAGGACAGCAAGCTGTCTCGTAATGTTGCACTTAAGTTTCTGCCAACACACTTGTGTCAGGATGAAGACAGTCGCACTCGGTTTACTCGTGAAGCCAAAGCGGCGGCCAAACTCGATCATCCGAATATCGTCCCGGTCTACGAAGTTGGGGAGTTTCAGGGACGTCCGTTTTTTGCCATGGCCCACATCGGAGGCGAGCCACTTCGCGAAATCACGAAAGCTGGTAAGCTCACGGTTGCTGAGGCTGTTGGCCTGACTATGCAAATCTGCGAAGGTCTCCACGAGGCCCACGATGCAGGGATCGTTCACCGGGATATCAAGCCGGGCAATATCATCATAGACACGAAGGGCAAACCCCGCCTGCTGGATTTTGGGTTGGCGACGGTTACAGGGGAGGAGAAACTGACCAAGACCGGCTCTACCCTTGGAACCGTTGGGTACATGGCGCCGGAACAGATATCCGGCGGGAAAATTGATAAACGGTCAGACCTATTTTCCCTCGGCGTGATTCTGTACGAGATGTTGACCGGTCGTCGTCCTTTCGAAGGGGACAACGATGCCGCCGTTATCAGCGCGATAACAACGTCGACTCCGGAACCGATCGCCCGATTCAAATCCGGCGTGACTGGGGAGTTGCAACAGGTAATCAACAAGGCACTGGCCAAGGACCCATCGCTCAGATACCAACATGCCGACGGAATGCTGGCCGACCTGAGGAGATTAACCGTTGAGACAGCCCCGCCCAGGAAAAACCGTTTTGCATTGTGGGCAGCCGCTGCACTTGTTTTGATCATTGGGGGATACTTCATTGCAGTCTTAATGAAGGAACCCAAAACTGTAGCCGTAACTGAGCTACCCGTTTTGATTGTGTTGCCATTTGAGAATCTTGGTTCAGATACGGATGAGTATTTCTCCGATGGTATCCGGCATGAAATCTGGTCACGACTATCAACTGTTAACGGCATACGAGTGATTTCGCCAAGAAGTGCTGACCAATATAAAGAAACCGACAAGAGCGCAGAACAGATCGGCCAGGAAACGGGCGCCGACTATATCCTTGAAGCTGCCATTCGATGGGATAAATCCGGCGAAGTTGACCTTATTCGCATGACGCCGAGGTTAACCAAGACCAGTGATAACTACCTAATGTGGTCGGATAACTATCAACAAGTGCTCCTACAGATCTTTGAAGTTCAATCAAAGATAGCTGATCAAATCGTGATCGCCTTGGGATTGACACTGGTGGAAACCGGAAAGTTGGCCCCCGATGGGGCCCCGACAACCAATATGGCGGCCTACAATTTCTACCTGCGTGGTCTTGAGATTTCCAGTCATACCTTTACGTTGTCTGATTTTAATAGTGCTATCGAAATGTTTGACTCGGCCATAGCTTTGGATTCAAGTTTCGCTTTGGCCTGGGCACAAAAATCTATTAATCATTCCACGTTTAATTTCTTTTTCACGACCGTGGACGTTAAACATCATAAAAGAGAAGCTCTAAGAGCCGCCGAGAAAGCCATGGAGCTTGACCCGATCCTGCCGTCAGCGAATATCGCGATGGGAACCTACCATAATTATGTTAAGAGAGATTATGATAATGCACTGGCATCATTATATGCAGCCAAATCCGAAGTTGTCAGCAATGCTGATCTTTCCGAGGCCATTGGAGTTGTTAAGATGCGCCAGGGAGAGTGGCAGGAAGCTCTATTGCTATTTGAAGAGGCGACTCGGATTGATCCTCTGAACCATCGAAGGTATTATTACCTGGCTAACGACCTGAGTATGATACGTGATTACGAGTTGGCTGATAAGTATATAGCTCGAGCCCTTGTTCTGGATCCGAGTAATCCGGATGCCGCTTACATGAAGATCTTTGTAGATCTGCTCCATCATGGCACGGTTGATGTTGAGGGGAATTCATTCAAGAAACTGGTCACTGATGTCGGGTTGGCAGAGATATCAACCTATGAACTCACATCGGCGACATCCCTCGGTTTGTGGCGCTTCATCATCGACCGCATTGATCCCCAAGAGGCACTGGAAAATGTTCGTCGGGTCGGGGATATCCGAGGTACCATCACCGAAAGAACACCACACCGCGTACAGTTGAACATTGCCCAGATATTTGACCTAACCGGACAGCATGATTCGGCCCAAATCCATTATGACTCATCACGGATTATTCTAAGTAGTATTATCGATCTGGGTGATTTTCAATTTCATGCTTACGCTGAGCTCGGGCTGACATACGCGCTGATGGGCAGTAAAGAGGAGGCGATTGAAGCCGGCAAAAAAGCCAAAGAGTTGATGTCCGTTGACGACTGCCATTGGTGA
- a CDS encoding T9SS type A sorting domain-containing protein, with translation MSILFKLLVPMVLLATIPHKAPAADRAADHENGGHGQIRHNQGLNPKTELTIAKALSDMFPAQTCWGQTFDIHISGLTGDLESSCHGATHVWISIAVWEEDSGWLNPDDRVEELWIEFETGGLTSSVPYSHTFEDVHLAEECNEWDWVGEFYVEVKGPCLASTLVSPVEDVSLIFTPTAPEVVSPADGAVEQSQPVTLQWNGRTNASFYQVQLDDEETFATTIVDEQTGNLTFDVTGLDVGAVYFWRVSAHNSTCGAGNWSTHREFTTETSPTSVTEVPPPELPRKFALGQNHPNPFNMNTTIEFGLPRACHVTIDIYNISGRKTKTLVDEQLTAGYKVVRWDGTNSEGVAVASGVYFYRIVAGDDLAGRKMILLK, from the coding sequence ATGAGTATACTCTTCAAGCTGCTCGTGCCCATGGTTCTGTTGGCGACCATACCACACAAAGCGCCTGCGGCCGATCGGGCTGCCGACCACGAAAACGGTGGACACGGTCAGATCAGGCACAATCAGGGCCTTAATCCGAAAACTGAGTTGACGATAGCGAAGGCTTTGAGCGATATGTTCCCGGCCCAGACTTGCTGGGGGCAGACGTTTGATATTCATATCAGCGGTCTTACCGGTGATCTCGAATCTTCCTGCCACGGAGCTACTCATGTTTGGATCAGTATCGCTGTCTGGGAAGAGGATTCCGGTTGGCTTAACCCCGACGACCGGGTTGAGGAACTGTGGATTGAATTCGAGACCGGAGGTCTCACGTCGAGCGTTCCCTACAGTCATACCTTCGAGGATGTCCATCTGGCTGAAGAGTGTAACGAATGGGATTGGGTGGGCGAGTTTTATGTCGAGGTGAAAGGTCCTTGTCTGGCCTCCACCCTTGTCAGCCCGGTAGAAGATGTCAGCCTGATATTCACTCCCACGGCTCCGGAAGTGGTCTCACCGGCTGACGGAGCTGTTGAACAAAGCCAGCCGGTCACCCTTCAGTGGAATGGCAGGACCAATGCCAGTTTCTACCAGGTTCAGCTTGATGACGAGGAAACTTTTGCCACTACCATAGTGGATGAGCAGACCGGCAACCTCACTTTCGATGTTACCGGTCTTGATGTGGGGGCCGTCTATTTCTGGCGCGTCAGTGCCCACAACAGCACTTGTGGCGCCGGCAATTGGAGCACCCACCGGGAATTCACCACCGAGACCTCGCCTACAAGCGTTACCGAGGTCCCACCGCCTGAACTCCCGAGAAAATTCGCGCTGGGGCAGAATCATCCCAACCCTTTCAACATGAATACCACTATCGAGTTTGGCCTGCCGCGCGCTTGTCATGTTACGATAGACATCTACAACATCTCCGGCCGGAAAACCAAGACGCTCGTGGACGAGCAACTGACCGCCGGATACAAGGTTGTCCGTTGGGACGGCACCAACTCTGAAGGAGTTGCGGTGGCATCGGGTGTATACTTCTATCGGATTGTGGCCGGTGATGATCTGGCCGGCAGGAAGATGATCCTTCTGAAATAG
- a CDS encoding protein kinase yields the protein MSLEIGQKLGPYEIIEQAGKGGMGEVYRARDTRLERTVAIKILPAGIAANPEFKERFDREAKAISSMNHAHICTLYDIGQENGTNYLVMEFLEGETLAERLSKGPIPYEEMLQIAVQIASGLDSAHQQGLIHRDLKPGNIMLTQEGAKLLDFGLAKAQFDNGSQGMAAVTRTTPLTGANTILGTMQYMAPEQLEGKEADARSDIFAFGAIMYEMSTGKKAFEGNSSATLIAAIIERDPVSISVIMPMTPPLFERLVKKCLSKDPRKRWQSASDLSDELHWISQAGSQVGLPAHLAARRKFKFDLARAIGLGAIISTLVLAYLFYAEKTKPAPELPVARYTVNIKQGLTNIFWPRISPDGQSVAFHADDSTGANRIWIRPINSLEAYPLLNTEDAKRFFWSPDGKHVAFFVGNQLKRIPITGGQAQLVCQGPSGADGCWSSTDLIIFDGSSTDTMKIVAAGGGQARPAALADTAIGDFYYAWPWFLPDGEHFIFTANVRRDADNTRPRNRIKLGSVGSTSPITLFEMDHNLDRIEYTNEGYILFVSQDNLMGLPFDADKLEVTGEPKPIAMSVGTADNTYAFSVSDNGTLLYQTNNQSSQSELAWIDRAGEKIESIGQLGKYFDIALSPDESKVVYSAIDEGSSATDLWIYDLKRNVPTRLTFDAADDGRPRWNPDGNTVYFTTNRRGQFYEIHRKDANGLGDAELVYATDSSHSVPNDFTPDGTRLIFREVNNSYDIGILSLADSNRIGMVANSSFFEAMGRVSPNGKYLTYVSTESGRREVYVRQLDGTGGKWQISTDHAMNPEWNGDGTELFYLTNDNQIMAVKVGTSGDFEAENPVRLFELNFQYPGRVNFPYDVSADGQRFLVNARLSDSDPGEIVVVQNWAEEFRQH from the coding sequence ATGAGTCTTGAAATTGGACAGAAACTGGGCCCTTACGAGATAATTGAACAGGCCGGCAAAGGTGGGATGGGCGAAGTATATCGGGCCAGGGACACTCGCCTTGAACGCACCGTAGCCATAAAAATCCTACCGGCCGGTATTGCCGCCAACCCGGAATTCAAAGAGCGATTCGACCGGGAAGCCAAGGCCATCTCCAGTATGAATCATGCCCATATCTGCACGCTCTATGATATCGGTCAGGAAAACGGTACCAACTATCTGGTTATGGAATTCCTCGAAGGGGAGACGCTGGCCGAACGCTTGTCCAAAGGTCCCATACCATACGAGGAGATGCTCCAGATTGCGGTCCAAATAGCAAGCGGTTTGGATTCGGCCCATCAGCAAGGCTTGATCCATCGAGACCTCAAGCCGGGCAATATCATGCTTACTCAGGAAGGAGCCAAGCTGCTTGATTTCGGCCTGGCTAAGGCCCAGTTTGACAACGGCTCCCAAGGGATGGCGGCTGTTACCCGCACGACCCCTTTGACCGGAGCGAATACTATTCTTGGCACCATGCAATACATGGCCCCGGAACAGCTCGAAGGGAAGGAAGCGGATGCTCGCTCGGACATTTTCGCTTTCGGGGCGATCATGTATGAGATGTCAACGGGCAAGAAAGCCTTTGAAGGCAATTCAAGCGCCACATTAATAGCTGCCATTATCGAACGGGACCCGGTCTCGATCTCGGTCATCATGCCCATGACTCCGCCCTTGTTTGAACGATTGGTGAAGAAGTGTCTTTCAAAAGACCCACGCAAGCGCTGGCAATCCGCTTCAGACCTCTCCGATGAACTTCACTGGATTTCCCAGGCCGGGTCACAGGTCGGACTGCCCGCTCACCTGGCCGCCCGTCGGAAGTTCAAATTTGATCTGGCTCGCGCTATTGGCTTGGGTGCTATAATAAGCACTCTTGTCCTGGCCTATCTGTTTTACGCTGAAAAAACAAAACCGGCCCCGGAGCTGCCGGTGGCCCGCTACACCGTGAATATCAAGCAGGGACTGACCAACATCTTCTGGCCACGCATTTCACCTGATGGTCAGTCGGTTGCCTTTCATGCCGATGATTCTACCGGCGCCAACCGTATTTGGATTAGACCGATCAACTCATTGGAAGCCTATCCACTCTTGAATACCGAGGACGCCAAGCGATTTTTCTGGTCACCTGATGGCAAACACGTCGCCTTTTTTGTCGGCAACCAGTTGAAGCGAATTCCAATTACCGGAGGCCAGGCCCAACTTGTCTGTCAGGGGCCGTCGGGAGCCGACGGTTGCTGGAGCAGTACTGACTTGATAATATTCGATGGAAGCAGTACTGACACTATGAAAATCGTAGCGGCCGGTGGCGGTCAGGCACGACCGGCCGCCCTGGCTGATACCGCCATTGGTGACTTTTACTACGCATGGCCCTGGTTTTTGCCCGATGGGGAGCATTTCATCTTTACAGCCAACGTTCGACGGGATGCTGACAACACCAGACCAAGGAATCGGATAAAACTCGGCTCTGTCGGCTCAACCAGTCCCATCACTCTCTTTGAAATGGATCACAATCTCGACCGCATCGAGTACACCAACGAAGGATACATTCTTTTCGTATCCCAGGACAATCTGATGGGCCTGCCTTTCGATGCCGACAAGCTTGAAGTGACCGGAGAGCCGAAACCGATTGCGATGAGCGTTGGCACCGCCGATAACACCTATGCCTTCTCAGTCTCCGATAACGGAACGCTCTTGTATCAAACCAACAACCAGTCATCGCAGAGCGAACTTGCCTGGATCGACAGAGCCGGCGAGAAAATTGAATCCATCGGTCAATTGGGCAAGTACTTTGACATCGCGCTTTCGCCTGATGAATCCAAGGTAGTCTATTCAGCGATCGATGAGGGGTCCAGCGCCACAGATTTATGGATTTATGATCTAAAGCGTAACGTGCCGACCAGATTGACCTTCGATGCTGCCGATGACGGCAGGCCGCGCTGGAATCCAGACGGAAACACTGTCTACTTTACCACTAACCGCCGTGGACAGTTTTACGAAATCCACCGCAAGGACGCCAATGGACTTGGCGATGCTGAACTGGTCTATGCCACAGACAGCAGCCATAGCGTTCCGAACGACTTCACGCCTGATGGGACCAGGCTCATTTTCCGTGAGGTGAACAATAGTTATGACATTGGAATCCTCTCTCTGGCCGACAGCAACCGGATCGGTATGGTGGCCAACAGCTCCTTCTTTGAAGCGATGGGTCGAGTTTCGCCTAACGGAAAGTACCTGACCTATGTCAGCACGGAGTCGGGCCGACGTGAAGTATATGTCAGGCAGCTTGACGGCACTGGCGGCAAGTGGCAGATTTCCACCGACCACGCCATGAATCCCGAGTGGAACGGAGACGGTACCGAGCTGTTTTACCTGACCAATGATAATCAGATCATGGCGGTCAAAGTCGGTACCAGTGGGGATTTCGAGGCTGAGAATCCGGTAAGACTGTTTGAACTCAATTTCCAGTATCCCGGCCGGGTTAACTTCCCTTATGATGTATCTGCCGACGGACAGAGATTTCTGGTGAATGCCCGACTTTCAGATTCTGACCCCGGCGAAATTGTCGTCGTTCAGAACTGGGCCGAAGAGTTCCGCCAGCACTGA
- a CDS encoding tetratricopeptide repeat-containing serine/threonine-protein kinase — MTDHNDDNTRTHVVLTKGAMVSHYRIVEKIGAGGMGEVYLAEDTKLKRKVALKFLPSHLISNAEVRTRFVREAQTVAKLNHPNVISIYEVSELSGRPYYVMELVEGETLEEIVQGKTLPFDVITEYAIQICQGLGEAHRASIVHRDIKAANIAVDTQGRVRVLDFGLAATAGDEKLTKTGSTLGTVAYMSPEQVSGRDIDHRSDLFSLGVVLYELIAGQTPFKRDNEGATLKAIIEDNPEPLTRYKSDVPEKLQEIVFKLLEKDRELRYQSAEGVIADLKRLMYDSQQTGYTRMARRSGKTPTVVGVTAVLMVVAAALLYFQFRPVGDGSHSDDAVPMIAVLPFENLGSPEDDYFADGITEEITSRLAMIKGLGVISRMSSVKLRESHKTLQEIGRDHGIDYVLEGTVRWSKVGDQLKVRITPQLIQVSDDRHLWASNYERTLMEVFAVQADIAEKIVDQLGLTLLESDRQNLASIPTDNPEAYKFYLQALQHVRRSTGYSDSKGAQTALDSAVILDSSFALAHALRSESYTNVAGGLPETENGKTALEAAERALELQPGLSQGHLALGRYYYFVAADNEKALEHFSRAKSELYNDPELLNAISNVQIEQNYLEEALVNRSKAADLDPLNPRRHSNLARVLRSLRRFSEAEQSINRAIALNPEAQYYYESKIEGLIAQYGDIERIKPVVNEALEYCDTSKFVIKNSAWTRFIPDLKTDSVIAGFFQMEVEDTSKGGMFPELSSYGLGHLDMLENKPEEARKRAGGFDGTFDGWQGLLLSFAGDCEQAIEAGLRDKELVETTDCSP; from the coding sequence ATGACAGACCATAACGACGACAACACCCGCACCCATGTCGTGCTAACCAAAGGCGCGATGGTGTCGCACTACCGGATTGTCGAGAAGATCGGCGCCGGTGGCATGGGTGAGGTCTATCTGGCCGAAGATACTAAGCTCAAACGCAAAGTTGCCCTCAAGTTTCTCCCTTCCCATCTGATCTCGAATGCAGAGGTCCGCACCCGCTTTGTGCGGGAAGCCCAAACAGTAGCCAAACTAAACCATCCAAATGTTATCAGTATCTATGAAGTCAGCGAACTCAGTGGACGCCCCTACTACGTGATGGAACTGGTCGAAGGGGAGACTCTTGAGGAGATCGTTCAGGGAAAGACTCTTCCGTTTGATGTCATCACTGAGTACGCCATTCAGATCTGCCAGGGGCTGGGAGAGGCGCACCGAGCATCGATCGTGCATCGCGATATCAAAGCGGCCAATATCGCCGTTGATACACAGGGTCGTGTCCGAGTTCTTGATTTTGGCCTGGCCGCCACGGCAGGCGATGAAAAACTGACCAAGACCGGATCGACGCTCGGCACGGTCGCCTATATGTCGCCCGAACAGGTATCGGGACGTGACATCGATCATCGCTCCGATCTATTTTCACTCGGAGTCGTGCTTTACGAGTTAATAGCCGGACAGACTCCATTCAAACGGGACAACGAAGGTGCTACTCTCAAAGCGATCATCGAAGACAACCCGGAGCCGTTGACTCGGTACAAGTCGGACGTTCCGGAGAAGCTCCAAGAAATAGTATTCAAGCTGCTGGAAAAGGACAGAGAACTGAGGTACCAGTCAGCCGAAGGTGTCATCGCCGATCTCAAGCGTCTCATGTACGACTCGCAGCAGACCGGTTACACACGAATGGCCAGGCGATCAGGCAAAACACCGACCGTAGTCGGTGTCACGGCTGTTCTGATGGTAGTGGCGGCTGCGCTGCTTTACTTTCAGTTTAGACCAGTCGGTGACGGGTCGCATTCGGACGATGCGGTTCCAATGATCGCCGTGCTGCCGTTCGAGAACCTTGGTTCGCCCGAAGATGACTATTTCGCAGATGGCATAACCGAAGAGATAACTTCACGCCTGGCCATGATCAAGGGGCTGGGAGTAATCTCGCGCATGAGTTCTGTGAAACTCAGAGAGAGCCATAAGACTCTTCAGGAAATCGGTCGCGACCATGGGATCGATTATGTGCTTGAGGGTACGGTTCGCTGGAGCAAGGTGGGCGACCAGTTGAAAGTTCGGATCACACCACAATTGATTCAGGTATCGGATGACCGGCATCTTTGGGCAAGCAACTACGAACGCACCTTGATGGAAGTGTTCGCGGTCCAGGCTGATATTGCAGAGAAGATAGTCGATCAACTCGGACTGACCCTGCTTGAATCCGATCGTCAGAATCTCGCCAGCATACCGACCGACAATCCTGAAGCATACAAGTTCTATCTCCAAGCACTACAACATGTGAGACGCAGTACCGGATATTCAGACTCTAAGGGCGCTCAGACTGCTCTCGATAGTGCCGTAATTCTTGACTCATCTTTCGCATTGGCTCACGCCCTGCGATCAGAGTCTTATACCAACGTTGCCGGCGGTCTACCTGAAACAGAGAATGGCAAAACGGCGCTCGAAGCGGCTGAACGAGCACTGGAGCTTCAGCCCGGACTTTCGCAGGGTCACCTGGCCCTGGGCAGATACTACTACTTCGTTGCCGCCGATAACGAAAAGGCTCTTGAGCACTTTTCGAGGGCCAAATCTGAACTCTATAACGACCCCGAACTGCTCAATGCGATCTCAAACGTGCAGATAGAACAGAACTACCTCGAAGAGGCATTGGTTAATCGTAGCAAAGCGGCTGACCTCGACCCTCTAAACCCCAGAAGACACTCCAATCTGGCTAGAGTACTGCGATCCCTGCGCAGATTCAGTGAAGCTGAACAGTCAATTAATCGCGCCATAGCTTTGAATCCGGAAGCTCAATACTATTACGAGTCAAAGATCGAAGGCCTGATAGCACAATACGGCGATATAGAGAGAATAAAGCCGGTTGTAAACGAAGCACTCGAGTATTGTGATACATCCAAGTTCGTCATCAAAAACTCAGCATGGACGAGATTCATCCCTGACCTTAAAACTGATTCGGTCATTGCAGGTTTCTTCCAGATGGAAGTTGAGGATACTTCCAAGGGAGGCATGTTTCCAGAACTATCCTCGTATGGTCTAGGTCATCTTGACATGCTTGAAAACAAGCCTGAAGAAGCAAGAAAACGAGCCGGAGGATTCGACGGTACGTTCGACGGGTGGCAAGGACTACTTCTCTCTTTCGCCGGAGATTGTGAACAGGCGATTGAAGCCGGTTTAAGAGACAAGGAGTTGGTCGAAACCACCGACTGCTCCCCCTGA
- a CDS encoding aminoglycoside phosphotransferase family protein, with the protein MDSQLTEEFSARIAGAFGQDGVEWLNQLPQILEKAANRWSLRLLPPFQPLSYNYVAPAVGPDGEPVVLKTGVPRRELSTEIDALRHYNGQGTVRLIEADSGSGLMLLERILPGVPLMDTPDDDRATSVFAHVMRQLDKPPPDNNSFPSVSDWARGFERLRNQFNGKTGPFPKPVFDRAEGMMSELLSSMSDSVVLHGDLHHWNILSAEPEPWLALDPKGVMGEPAYEVGAWLRNPFPQILDWPHLTKITARRVDIMVETLGFDRSRIIGWAYCQAVLSAVWSFEDGLDDWDGSLAIADHIFALMSESPT; encoded by the coding sequence ATGGACAGTCAACTAACCGAGGAGTTTTCAGCCAGGATTGCCGGTGCTTTTGGGCAAGACGGTGTTGAATGGTTGAATCAATTACCCCAAATTCTTGAGAAAGCTGCCAACCGATGGTCGCTTAGACTCCTGCCGCCGTTTCAACCGTTGTCATACAACTATGTTGCGCCCGCCGTCGGACCGGATGGAGAGCCGGTTGTCCTGAAAACGGGCGTTCCCCGTCGCGAGCTCTCCACCGAGATCGATGCCCTGCGTCATTACAACGGACAGGGTACGGTTCGACTGATCGAAGCCGACTCAGGTTCAGGCCTGATGTTATTGGAGCGTATACTGCCGGGCGTACCTCTCATGGATACGCCGGATGATGACCGGGCCACATCTGTCTTTGCGCATGTGATGCGTCAGCTAGATAAACCACCGCCGGACAATAACAGCTTCCCGAGCGTTTCCGATTGGGCCAGAGGGTTTGAACGATTGCGAAATCAATTTAACGGAAAAACAGGACCATTTCCAAAGCCGGTTTTTGATCGCGCGGAAGGAATGATGTCTGAGCTGCTCAGTTCAATGTCCGATTCGGTCGTTCTGCATGGCGACCTTCATCATTGGAACATCTTGTCGGCCGAGCCTGAACCGTGGCTGGCTTTGGACCCCAAAGGTGTCATGGGCGAACCAGCCTATGAGGTAGGGGCATGGCTGCGCAATCCGTTTCCTCAGATTCTGGACTGGCCGCACCTGACAAAGATCACTGCGCGACGAGTGGACATAATGGTTGAGACGCTCGGATTCGACCGGTCGCGAATAATCGGATGGGCATATTGCCAGGCTGTCTTGTCCGCGGTGTGGTCGTTCGAAGACGGCCTGGATGATTGGGATGGGTCGCTCGCGATTGCCGATCACATTTTCGCCCTAATGTCAGAAAGCCCGACGTGA
- a CDS encoding DUF4242 domain-containing protein has translation MPKYVIERELPGAGKLGSDELQAISKKSCDVLRTMTPEINWVQSYVTDDMIYCVYISPNEELLREHASKGEFPITSIAKVGSIIDPTSGE, from the coding sequence ATGCCAAAATACGTCATCGAAAGAGAGCTGCCGGGAGCCGGTAAGCTGGGTTCTGATGAACTTCAGGCCATCTCAAAAAAATCCTGCGATGTCTTGAGAACCATGACGCCGGAAATCAACTGGGTGCAAAGTTATGTCACCGATGACATGATCTACTGTGTCTACATATCGCCCAATGAAGAGCTTCTGCGCGAGCACGCCTCAAAGGGTGAGTTCCCGATTACCAGCATAGCGAAAGTCGGTTCGATTATCGATCCCACCTCGGGTGAGTAG